One Oryzomonas sagensis DNA segment encodes these proteins:
- a CDS encoding MBL fold metallo-hydrolase: protein MIFDAVVVGPLSVNCFILGCEETREGVVVDPGGDVERIIQTVRRHGLTIRYIINTHGHFDHVGGNREAVATFKAPLLIHREDAHLLGLVAEVGRMYGIQGENSPEADGFLTDGMEIEFGTHRMKVLHTPGHTQGGCCLYLAEESKIITGDTLFADSIGRSDLPGGSHDQLLASIQAKLFTLPDDVTAYPGHGPETSIGHEKRHNPYF, encoded by the coding sequence ATGATATTTGATGCGGTGGTAGTCGGGCCCCTGTCGGTCAACTGCTTCATCCTGGGGTGCGAAGAGACCCGCGAAGGGGTGGTGGTCGATCCGGGCGGCGATGTGGAGCGTATTATCCAGACGGTTCGGCGCCATGGGCTGACGATACGGTATATCATCAACACCCATGGGCATTTCGACCATGTCGGCGGCAACCGCGAGGCGGTGGCGACGTTCAAGGCCCCGCTGCTGATCCACCGGGAGGATGCCCACTTGCTCGGCCTCGTTGCCGAAGTGGGGCGCATGTACGGTATCCAGGGGGAGAACTCCCCGGAGGCCGACGGTTTTCTCACCGACGGGATGGAGATCGAGTTCGGGACCCACCGCATGAAGGTGCTGCATACGCCCGGCCATACCCAGGGCGGGTGCTGTCTCTATCTGGCCGAAGAGAGCAAAATCATCACCGGCGACACCCTGTTTGCCGACTCCATCGGCCGGAGCGATCTCCCCGGCGGTTCCCACGATCAACTCCTGGCCTCCATCCAAGCCAAGCTCTTTACCCTGCCGGACGATGTGACCGCCTATCCGGGGCATGGCCCCGAAACCTCCATTGGCCATGAAAAACGCCATAATCCCTACTTCTGA
- a CDS encoding ferredoxin, with protein MKRPVVDQESCISCGLCISTCPEVFRFNSSGKAECFDPSGAPEKDIQQAIDGCPVQCISWE; from the coding sequence ATGAAACGACCGGTTGTGGATCAGGAAAGTTGTATCAGTTGCGGTCTCTGTATTTCGACCTGCCCCGAGGTCTTTCGCTTCAACAGTTCCGGGAAGGCGGAATGCTTCGACCCATCCGGCGCCCCTGAAAAGGATATTCAGCAGGCTATCGACGGTTGTCCCGTCCAGTGTATCAGCTGGGAATAA